In Thunnus maccoyii chromosome 11, fThuMac1.1, whole genome shotgun sequence, one genomic interval encodes:
- the LOC121906944 gene encoding Golgi reassembly-stacking protein 2-like isoform X1 has protein sequence MGGSQSIEIPGGGTEGYHVLRVQENSPGYQAGLEPFFDFIISICDTRLNKDNDTLKELLKMNVERPIKMQLYSSKTLAVRETTVTPSTMWGGQGLLGVSIRFCSFEGANENVWHVLEVEPNSPAALAGLRPHADYIIGADSAMNESDDLFSLVETHEGKELKLYVYNTDTDNCREVVITPNSDWGGEGSLGCGIGYGYLHRIPTMPFVEGKKISFPAQTRSEPAPPPKDGFTEVHLSAVIPTVPVAVSSSASTRLEQSFSSLSVSSNPPAVLNSLQTGAPTVPLSNHITSSHRVPLPATTPLGLIPLPGGLPPFPNLPNLNMTLPDRGHVLPPAVGGLQQPGLPPLQLPSVAPCVTLPPSGFVLPPITTNAPPAGTQDTTSPFSTIQMNSSLTKTVMSLPVTTSESINITMSADSS, from the exons ATGGGAGGGTCTCAGAGCATCGAGATACCAGGTGGAGGAACTGAAGGCTACCACGTCCTCAGA gtgcAAGAAAATTCTCCAGGTTATCAAGCAGGACTGGAGCCattctttgatttcattatTTCCATATGTGACACGAGACTG AACAAAGACAATGACACCCTAAAAGAGTTGCTGAAGATGAACGTGGAGAGGCCCATCAAGATGCAGTTATACAGCAGCAAGACGCTGGCTGTGAGGGAGACAACTGTTACACCCAGCACCATGTGGGGCGGCCAGGGGCTTCTGGGAGTCAGCATTCGCTTCTGCAGCTTTGAAGGagcaaatgaaaatgtttggcatGTCTTG GAAGTAGAGCCAAACTCTCCTGCAGCCCTGGCTGGTCTAAGACCGCACGCTGACTACATTATCGGAGCTGACAGCGCCATGAATGAG AGTGATGATCTGTTCTCCCTTGTTGAAACCCATGAAGGGAAGGAGCTGAAGCTTTATGTttacaacacagacacagacaactGCCGTGAGGTGGTCATCACGCCAAACAGCGACTGGGGTGGAGAGGGCAG TCTAGGTTGTGGGATTGGCTACGGCTACCTGCACAGGATACCTACGATGCCATTTGTAGAGGGCAAGAAGATCAGTTTCCCTGCACAGACTCGCAGTGAACCAGCTCCTCCACCTAAAGATGGCTTCACAGAG GTCCATCTCTCTGCCGTCATTCCAACCGTTCCAGTTGCTGTGTCGTCTTCTGCATCGACTAGATTAGAACAGTCTTTCAGTAGCTTGTCAGTCAGCTCAAACCCGCCTGCTGTCCTTAACAGTCTGCAGACAG gaGCTCCTACTGTCCCACTGTCCAACCACATCACCTCCTCACATCGTGTCCCACTGCCAGCCACCACACCACTAG GCTTAATTCCTTTACCTGGAGGTCTTCCACCATTTCCTAATTTACCAAACCTTAATATGACCTTGCCAGATAGAGGCCACGTATTGCCACCTGCAGTTGGTGGATTACAACAACCag GTCTTCCACCTCTTCAGCTGCCCAGTGTGGCTCCCTGCGTTACTCTGCCTCCGTCTGGATTTGTTCTTCCCCCCATCACTACTAATGCACCTCCTGCTGGTACACAGGACACCACGTCTCCCTTTTCCACTATCCAAATGAACAGCTCACTAACTAAAACTGTTATGTCATTACCAGTGACCACCTCTGAATCAATAAATATCACAATGTCTGCAGACTCATCTTAG
- the LOC121906944 gene encoding Golgi reassembly-stacking protein 2-like isoform X2, translating into MTGRGVYIHSQNLLWFLNEKVQENSPGYQAGLEPFFDFIISICDTRLNKDNDTLKELLKMNVERPIKMQLYSSKTLAVRETTVTPSTMWGGQGLLGVSIRFCSFEGANENVWHVLEVEPNSPAALAGLRPHADYIIGADSAMNESDDLFSLVETHEGKELKLYVYNTDTDNCREVVITPNSDWGGEGSLGCGIGYGYLHRIPTMPFVEGKKISFPAQTRSEPAPPPKDGFTEVHLSAVIPTVPVAVSSSASTRLEQSFSSLSVSSNPPAVLNSLQTGAPTVPLSNHITSSHRVPLPATTPLGLIPLPGGLPPFPNLPNLNMTLPDRGHVLPPAVGGLQQPGLPPLQLPSVAPCVTLPPSGFVLPPITTNAPPAGTQDTTSPFSTIQMNSSLTKTVMSLPVTTSESINITMSADSS; encoded by the exons ATGACAGGACGGGGTGTGTACATACATTCCCAAAACCTGTTGTGGTTTTTGAATGAAAAG gtgcAAGAAAATTCTCCAGGTTATCAAGCAGGACTGGAGCCattctttgatttcattatTTCCATATGTGACACGAGACTG AACAAAGACAATGACACCCTAAAAGAGTTGCTGAAGATGAACGTGGAGAGGCCCATCAAGATGCAGTTATACAGCAGCAAGACGCTGGCTGTGAGGGAGACAACTGTTACACCCAGCACCATGTGGGGCGGCCAGGGGCTTCTGGGAGTCAGCATTCGCTTCTGCAGCTTTGAAGGagcaaatgaaaatgtttggcatGTCTTG GAAGTAGAGCCAAACTCTCCTGCAGCCCTGGCTGGTCTAAGACCGCACGCTGACTACATTATCGGAGCTGACAGCGCCATGAATGAG AGTGATGATCTGTTCTCCCTTGTTGAAACCCATGAAGGGAAGGAGCTGAAGCTTTATGTttacaacacagacacagacaactGCCGTGAGGTGGTCATCACGCCAAACAGCGACTGGGGTGGAGAGGGCAG TCTAGGTTGTGGGATTGGCTACGGCTACCTGCACAGGATACCTACGATGCCATTTGTAGAGGGCAAGAAGATCAGTTTCCCTGCACAGACTCGCAGTGAACCAGCTCCTCCACCTAAAGATGGCTTCACAGAG GTCCATCTCTCTGCCGTCATTCCAACCGTTCCAGTTGCTGTGTCGTCTTCTGCATCGACTAGATTAGAACAGTCTTTCAGTAGCTTGTCAGTCAGCTCAAACCCGCCTGCTGTCCTTAACAGTCTGCAGACAG gaGCTCCTACTGTCCCACTGTCCAACCACATCACCTCCTCACATCGTGTCCCACTGCCAGCCACCACACCACTAG GCTTAATTCCTTTACCTGGAGGTCTTCCACCATTTCCTAATTTACCAAACCTTAATATGACCTTGCCAGATAGAGGCCACGTATTGCCACCTGCAGTTGGTGGATTACAACAACCag GTCTTCCACCTCTTCAGCTGCCCAGTGTGGCTCCCTGCGTTACTCTGCCTCCGTCTGGATTTGTTCTTCCCCCCATCACTACTAATGCACCTCCTGCTGGTACACAGGACACCACGTCTCCCTTTTCCACTATCCAAATGAACAGCTCACTAACTAAAACTGTTATGTCATTACCAGTGACCACCTCTGAATCAATAAATATCACAATGTCTGCAGACTCATCTTAG
- the LOC121906944 gene encoding Golgi reassembly-stacking protein 2-like isoform X3 produces the protein MNVERPIKMQLYSSKTLAVRETTVTPSTMWGGQGLLGVSIRFCSFEGANENVWHVLEVEPNSPAALAGLRPHADYIIGADSAMNESDDLFSLVETHEGKELKLYVYNTDTDNCREVVITPNSDWGGEGSLGCGIGYGYLHRIPTMPFVEGKKISFPAQTRSEPAPPPKDGFTEVHLSAVIPTVPVAVSSSASTRLEQSFSSLSVSSNPPAVLNSLQTGAPTVPLSNHITSSHRVPLPATTPLGLIPLPGGLPPFPNLPNLNMTLPDRGHVLPPAVGGLQQPGLPPLQLPSVAPCVTLPPSGFVLPPITTNAPPAGTQDTTSPFSTIQMNSSLTKTVMSLPVTTSESINITMSADSS, from the exons ATGAACGTGGAGAGGCCCATCAAGATGCAGTTATACAGCAGCAAGACGCTGGCTGTGAGGGAGACAACTGTTACACCCAGCACCATGTGGGGCGGCCAGGGGCTTCTGGGAGTCAGCATTCGCTTCTGCAGCTTTGAAGGagcaaatgaaaatgtttggcatGTCTTG GAAGTAGAGCCAAACTCTCCTGCAGCCCTGGCTGGTCTAAGACCGCACGCTGACTACATTATCGGAGCTGACAGCGCCATGAATGAG AGTGATGATCTGTTCTCCCTTGTTGAAACCCATGAAGGGAAGGAGCTGAAGCTTTATGTttacaacacagacacagacaactGCCGTGAGGTGGTCATCACGCCAAACAGCGACTGGGGTGGAGAGGGCAG TCTAGGTTGTGGGATTGGCTACGGCTACCTGCACAGGATACCTACGATGCCATTTGTAGAGGGCAAGAAGATCAGTTTCCCTGCACAGACTCGCAGTGAACCAGCTCCTCCACCTAAAGATGGCTTCACAGAG GTCCATCTCTCTGCCGTCATTCCAACCGTTCCAGTTGCTGTGTCGTCTTCTGCATCGACTAGATTAGAACAGTCTTTCAGTAGCTTGTCAGTCAGCTCAAACCCGCCTGCTGTCCTTAACAGTCTGCAGACAG gaGCTCCTACTGTCCCACTGTCCAACCACATCACCTCCTCACATCGTGTCCCACTGCCAGCCACCACACCACTAG GCTTAATTCCTTTACCTGGAGGTCTTCCACCATTTCCTAATTTACCAAACCTTAATATGACCTTGCCAGATAGAGGCCACGTATTGCCACCTGCAGTTGGTGGATTACAACAACCag GTCTTCCACCTCTTCAGCTGCCCAGTGTGGCTCCCTGCGTTACTCTGCCTCCGTCTGGATTTGTTCTTCCCCCCATCACTACTAATGCACCTCCTGCTGGTACACAGGACACCACGTCTCCCTTTTCCACTATCCAAATGAACAGCTCACTAACTAAAACTGTTATGTCATTACCAGTGACCACCTCTGAATCAATAAATATCACAATGTCTGCAGACTCATCTTAG
- the tlk1a gene encoding LOW QUALITY PROTEIN: serine/threonine-protein kinase tousled-like 1 (The sequence of the model RefSeq protein was modified relative to this genomic sequence to represent the inferred CDS: deleted 2 bases in 2 codons), with protein sequence MKSSLMSVQSSGSLEGTPSWSKLSTSPTRTVFQQHTTAVVKAQEGTMEELHSLDPRRQELLEARFMGGVSGSTGGSTGSTSGGTKGLTNNECSNHSFGSLGSLSDKESEGSDVKRGSSPAYSTPEKKQSETSRGRKRKPDIQSESSQGKSIVRGPKISDYFDFQGGNGSSPVRGLPPVIRSPQNSHSHSAQGIAVRQNSSSPTSLSFGDHMTHPKQLAVKFVQTDLTVLKLAALESTKNLDLEKKEGRIDDLLRANCDLRRQIDEQQKLLEKYKERLNKCITMSKKLLIEKSNQEKQACREKSMQDRLRLGHFTTVRHGASFTEQWTDGYAFQNLVKQQEWINQQREDIERQRKLLAKRKPPSSSNSQALTTNSEPKQRKTKAVNGAESDPFLKPSLPQLLTLAEYHEQEEIFKLRLGHLKKEEAEIQAELERLERVRNLHIRELKRINNEDSSQFKDHPTLNERYLLLHLLGRGGFSEVYKAFDLIEQRYAAVKIHQLNKNWREEKKENYHKHACREYRIHKELDHPRIVKLYDYFSLDTDTFCTVMEYCEGNDLDFYLKQHKLMSEKEARSIVMQIVNALKYLNEIKPPIIHYDLKPGNILLVDGTACGEIKITDFGLSKIMDDDNYGVDGMDLTSQGAGTYWYLPPECFVVGKEPPKISNKVDVWSVGVIFFQCLYGRKPFGHNQSQQDILQENTILKATDVQFPVKPVSSNEAKAFIRRCLAYRKEDRIDVHQLGSDPYLLPHMRRSSSSGNLQMNAAGSGPASSSIISY encoded by the exons ATGAAAAGTAGCTTGATGAGTGTCCAAAGTAGTGGAAGTTTGGAGGGGACGCCATCT TGGTCCAAGCTCTCCACGTCCCCAACACGGACTGTG TTTCAGCAACATACCACGGCAGTGGTGAAGGCCCAGGAAG GCACCATGGAGGAGCTGCACAGCCTGGACCCCCGGAgacaggagctgctggaggCACGCTTTATGGGCGGGGTCAGCGGCAGCACTGGGGGCAGCACAGGCAGCACAAGTGGGGGAACCAAA GGTTTGACCAATAATGAATGTTCAAATCACAGTTTTGGAAGCCTGGGATCCTTAAGCGACAAGGAGTCAGAG GGGTCAGATGTGAAAAGAGGCAGTTCTCCTGCTTATTCG ACTCCGGAGAAAAAACAGTCTGAAACAAGCAGAGGCAGAAAAAGGAAACCTGAcatccaatcagagagcagccAAG GAAAATCAATTGTGCGAGGACCCAAAATAAGTGATTATTTTGAT TTTCAGGGAGGAAACGGGTCCAGTCCTGTGAGAGGTCTCCCGCCAGTGATTCGCTCGCCCCAGAACTCGCATTCCCATTCCGCTCAGGGCATTGCT GTTAGACAAAATAGCTCATCTCCTACTAGTCTGTCTTTTGGGGACCACATGACGCATCCAAAGCAACTAGCAGTCAAATTTGTTCAG ACTGACCTTACTGTGTTGAAATTGGCTGCCCTTGAAAGTACAAAGAATCTAGACCTTGAGAAGAAGGAGGGGAGAATAGATGATTTGCTGAGG GCAAACTGTGATCTCAGGAGACAGATAGATGAACAACAAAAATTACTTGAAAAGTACAAGGAACGCTTGAATAAATGCATCACCATGAGCAAGAAGTTGCTTATAGAAAAg AGCAACCAGGAGAAGCAGGCCTGCCGGGAGAAGAGCATGCAGGATAGACTACGTTTAGGCCATTTCACTACAGTGAGACATGGAGCCTCATTCACAGAACAGTGGACAGACGGCTATGCCTTCCAAAACCTTGTCAA ACAGCAGGAATGGATAAACCAACAGAGAGAGGACATTGAGAGGCAGCGAAAACTGCTGGCCAAGAGAAAACCTCCATCCTCCAGCAACTCCCAAGCACTAACCACAAACTCAGAGCCAAAGCAACGCAAAACCAAGGCAGTGAATGGAGCAGAAAGTGATCCCTTTCTAAAACCCAGCCTACCTCAGCT GCTGACACTAGCAGAATACCATGAACAGGAAGAGATCTTCAAACTGCGACTTGGACATCTCAAGAAG GAAGAAGCTGAGATCCAGGCGGAGCTGGAGCGTCTGGAGAGAGTGCGCAACCTTCACATTCGGGAGCTGAAGAGAATAAATAACGAAGACAGCTCACA ATTCAAAGATCACCCAACATTGAACGAACGATATCTGCTTCTACACCTTCTAGGGAGAGGAGGCTTTAGCGAAGTTTACAAG GCCTTTGACTTGATTGAGCAACGATATGCTGCTGTAAAAATCCATCAACTTAACAAGAactggagagaagagaaaaaggagaactATCACAA GCATGCATGTCGAGAGTACAGAATACACAAGGAGCTGGACCATCCCAGAATCGTGAAACTTTACGACTACTTCTCACTGGACACAGACAC GTTTTGCACCGTTATGGAGTACTGCGAAGGCAATGACTTGGATTTCTACTTGAAGCAGCATAAGCTAATGTCTGAGAAGGAGGCACGGTCCATAGTCATGCAGATTGTGAACGCACTAAAATACCTGAATGAAATCAAACCCCCTATCATCCATTATGACCTTAAGCCAG GCAACATCTTGTTGGTGGACGGCACAGCCTGTGGGGAAATCAAAATCACCGATTTTGGTTTGTCCAAAATCATGGACGATGACAACTATGGTGTAGATGGGATGGACCTCACATCACAGGGTGCAGGGACCTATTG GTATTTGCCTCCTGAATGTTTTGTGGTTGGTAAAGAGCCTCCAAAGATCTCCAATAAGGTGGACGTGTGGTCTGTGGGTGTCATCTTTTTCCAGTGTCTGTATGGAAGGAAG CCTTTTGGCCACAATCAGTCTCAACAGGACATCCTGCAGGAGAATACCATACTCAAAGCTACGGATGTTCAATTCCCTGTGAAGCCTGTTTCCAGCAATGAAGCTAAG GCCTTCATAAGGCGGTGCCTAGCATACAGGAAGGAGGACCGGATCGATGTTCACCAGCTGGGAAGTGACCCCTACTTGCTCCCTCATATGCGGAGGTCAAGCTCCTCTGGAAATCTGCAGATGAATGCTGCTGGCTCAGGACCAGCCTCCTCCAGTATCATCTCATACTGA
- the mettl8 gene encoding mRNA N(3)-methylcytidine methyltransferase METTL8 — protein MHKLRSLSVATLAEVLSRFSMRLKSTGRRPAAPLGSRILTNHDDIFKHNMWDHVQWTEEDKENARQKAEENSSVQIPLKEQGKFDTEACQYWDKFYEMHQDKFFKDRKWLFLEFPELLPSDAKSQATDRCPGDQQAEYPLPSGSDRETRQHSCYTHHHRNTDSSHRQETCQGAALEKNEAAIQTSFPGQHASFRILEVGCGVGNSVFPIVNSIKETGAFLYCCDFSSRAIQLVKDHPDYDDSVCHAFVHDICEEMASFPFPPQSLDVIMAVFVLSSIHPERMQGVVNRLSTYLKQGGTFLFRDYGRYDFSQLRFKKGRCLSENFYTRGDGTCVYFFTKEEVHDLFSKAGLEEIQNLEDRRLQVNRGKKVVMQRVWMQSKYRKS, from the exons ATGCATAAACTGCGGAGCCTCTCTGTAGCCACACTGGCTGAAGTTTTAAGCAGATTTTCGATGAGACTAAAGAGCACTGGACGAAGACCTGCAGCTCCGCTGGGTTCAAGGATTCTGACCAATCATGATGACATCTTTAAGCACAACATGTG GGATCATGTGCAGTGGACAGAAGAAGACAAGGAAAACGCACGGCAGAAAGCAGAAGAAAACTCCAGTGTACAAATTCCTTTAAAGGAACAAG GTAAATTTGACACAGAAGCTTGCCAATATTGGGACAAGTTTTATGAGATGCACCAGGATAAATTCTTCAAAGATCGTAAGTGGTTGTTTTTAGAATTCCCAGAACTGCTTCCTTCGGATGCAAAAAGCCAAGCTACAGACAGGTGTCCGGGTGATCAGCAGGCAGAATATCCACTACCGAGTGGGTCCGACAGAGAAACCAGACAACACAGCTGCTACACACACCATCACAGGAATACAGACTCCTCCCATCGTCAGGAGACCTGTCAAGGTGCAGCACTGGAGAAAAATGAAGCTGCCATACAGACTTCTTTTCCTGGACAGCATGCATCTTTCAGGATCTTGGAG GTTGGATGTGGGGTTGGTAACAGTGTATTTCCCATTGTTAACTCCATCAA AGAAACTGGTGCATTTTTATACTGCTGTGACTTCTCCTCGCGTGCTATTCAGCTGGTTAAG GACCATCCAGACTACGATGACTCTGTATGTCATGCATTTGTCCATGACATTTGTGAAGAGATGGCCTCCTTTCCCTTTCCTCCTCAGAGCCTGGATGTTATTATGGCAGTCTTTGTGCTGTCCTCCATTCATCCGGAGCG aatGCAAGGAGTCGTGAACCGGCTATCTACATACCTGAAACAGGGAGGGACATTCCTCTTCCGTGATTATGGCAGATACGACTTCTCACAACTCCGGTTTAAAAAGG GGCGGTGCTTATCAGAGAATTTCTACACACGTGGAGATGGAacctgtgtttattttttcacaaaag aggagGTTCATGATTTATTTTCCAAAGCTGGACTGGAAGAAATTCAGAATCTGGAGGACAGACGACTACAAGTCAACCGAGGAAAGAAAGTTGTAATGCAGCGGGTGTGGATGCAGAGCAAGTACAGGAAATCTTAA
- the dcaf17 gene encoding DDB1- and CUL4-associated factor 17 encodes MAPYRRKRSVNAAQVLSWRNRGIGAATLIRHNMKVLRSIILQDNRNYIKVWSKTSKSTIMYEDGKIYFENYQSCYSCVQSEPQLLYKLPKRSKLEKFEDALLCQSPLDKTLASPSDHKPSLLALTANNWLYRLSAKTGEELERVFLSSNHKFRYLGWDVSQEMFYVKSVQKKETPSARQAGITENTVMHLAIFHVFPLQIVGIMEINKKVFGNSVTDVVLSQGVLAVSYSTKSVKLYSFEHIVQKYMAEKLTLGKQSSQLGGKTVGDVPFGIPVNIQITDCPPVLFEVSCSNNGVQIGGYPWHYIHTPPQKCHKGTHHICSLKDSTMASNGIQNMNCCSLESDGIFFHPDDSGRIIHVGPTTINVLKILGELNSGLPSKIAEDFSMTTHRNNNSTSQVTVTSSGRTVKRRFQQLDDDPDQETFRMVEYEDELDLLAVVVTNGEEGEGRAHIRLHDNQSGQLLRTVDLVEPWDETYRHELFFDKDTIVHIEQKNTNFCCHVYKLKAATI; translated from the exons ATGGCGCCCTACCGGAGAAAAAGGAGCGTTAACGCCGCTCAGGTGTTGAGCTGGAGGAACAGAGGTATCGGTGCTGCGACTCTCATCAGGCACAATATGAAGGTCCTTAGAAGTATCATCCTCCAG GACAACAGGAATTATATTAAAGTGTGGAGCAAGACCTCAAAATCCACAATAATGTATGAGGATGGTAAAATCTACTTTGAAAATTACCAGAGCTGCTACAGCTG tgttcagtcTGAGCCTCAACTTCTGTACAAATTGCCTAAGCGATCTAAACTGGAGAAATTTGAAGATGCCTTGCTGTGTCAGAGCCCACTT GACAAAACATTAGCCTCTCCTTCTGATCATAAACCCAGCCTCTTGGCTTTGACAGCCAATAACTGGCTTTACCGCCTGTCAGCCAAAACAGGAGAAGAGCTGGAGCGAGTTTTCCTCTCTTCAAACCATAAGTTCAG GTATCTCGGCTGGGATGTTTCTCAAgagatgttttatgttaaatctgttcaaaagaaagaaacaccCTCAGCACGACAG GCAGGTATCACTGAAAATACAGTGATGCACCTGGCCATCTTTCATGTTTTCCCCTTGCAAATTGTGGGCATTATGGAGATCAACAAAAAg GTATTTGGGAATAGTGTCACCGATGTTGTTCTGTCTCAAGGTGTTCTTGCTGTGTCCTACAGCACCAAGTCAGTGAAACTCTACAGCTTTGAGCACATTGTGCAAAAg tacATGGCAGAGAAGTTAACTCTTGGAAAGCAGAGTTCACAACTTGGAGGCAAAACAGTGGGAGATGTTCCGTTTGGTATCCCAGTAAACATCCAGATCACAG ATTGCCCTCCAGTACTTTTCGAGGTGTCCTGCTCTAATAACGGTGTCCAGATTGGAGGCTACCCATGGCACTACATCCACACACCGCCACAAAAATGTCACAAGGGGACTCACCACATCTGTTCACTCAAGGACAGCACTATG GCATCAAATGGAATACAGAATATGAACTGCTGCTCTCTAGAGAGTGATGGGATTTTCTTCCACCCTGACGACTCAGGAAGAATTATTCATGTTGGGCCGACCACCATAAA tGTCTTAAAAATCCTCGGTGAGCTGAACAGTGGTTTACCATCAAAGATAGCTGAAGATTTCTCTATGACAACCCATCGAAACAACAAT TCTACCTCACAAGTCACTGTCACCTCATCAGGCCGCACGGTGAAGAGAAGATTTCAGCAGCTGGATGATGACCCCGATCAAGAG ACTTTCCGTATGGTGGAATATGAGGATGAGCTGGACCTTCTGGCAGTGGTGGTAACGAACGGTGAAGAAGGAGAGGGAAGAGCTCACATTCGTCTCCATGACAACCAGAGTGGGCAGTTACTGCGGACGGTTGATCTGGTTGAACCGTGGGATGAG ACTTATCGACATGAGCTTTTCTTTGACAAAGACACAATCGTTCATATTGAACAAAAGAACACCAACTTCTGCTGCCATGTTTACAAACTGAAAGCTGCCACAATATAG